A part of Kitasatospora acidiphila genomic DNA contains:
- a CDS encoding AMP-binding protein — protein MLPAKFDLDVSLGEVFDEQGRPAGLRGSLLAAADLFDAETVRRMGDWLVRVLDEVAAAPGTRLASVDVLGEVERALVLTGWNGPSVEVGSLVPDLVARRAAELPDAVAVVCEGVELSYAELDARANRLAHFLVGRGVGAESVVGLCLPRGVEMVAAILGVWRAGAAYVPLDPEYPAERLAFMVSDSGACLVVGEGGVDVAGPEVAAQPSTAPDVDLTGAQLAYVIYTSGSTGRPKGVAVTHGAVAGMAVALGPHLGVQVGTRVLQFASFSFDASVLDVVLTLSAGGTLVVASAGERADAGLLVKMLRGVGLGWRVWCRRCWRCWILLSCRGCRRCWWVRSRFRWSRRALGVRGGGW, from the coding sequence GTGCTGCCCGCGAAGTTCGACCTGGATGTGAGCCTTGGTGAGGTCTTCGACGAGCAGGGCCGGCCGGCTGGTCTGCGCGGTTCGCTGCTCGCCGCTGCGGACCTGTTCGACGCGGAGACCGTGCGGCGGATGGGTGACTGGCTGGTCCGGGTGTTGGACGAGGTCGCTGCGGCGCCTGGTACGCGTCTTGCTTCGGTGGATGTGCTGGGTGAGGTTGAGCGTGCTCTGGTCCTGACCGGCTGGAATGGTCCGTCGGTGGAGGTTGGTTCGCTGGTGCCGGACTTGGTGGCGCGGCGGGCTGCGGAGTTGCCTGACGCTGTGGCGGTGGTGTGTGAGGGTGTCGAGCTGTCGTATGCGGAGTTGGATGCGCGGGCGAACCGGCTGGCGCATTTCCTGGTGGGTCGGGGTGTGGGTGCCGAGTCGGTGGTGGGTCTGTGCCTGCCGCGCGGTGTGGAGATGGTTGCCGCGATCCTGGGTGTGTGGAGGGCGGGGGCGGCGTATGTGCCGCTGGACCCGGAGTATCCCGCGGAGCGGTTGGCGTTCATGGTGTCGGACAGTGGTGCCTGTCTGGTGGTGGGTGAGGGCGGGGTGGATGTGGCCGGGCCGGAGGTGGCGGCTCAGCCGTCCACGGCGCCCGATGTGGATCTGACTGGGGCTCAGTTGGCGTATGTGATCTATACGTCGGGGTCGACGGGTCGGCCGAAGGGTGTGGCGGTCACTCATGGTGCGGTGGCTGGTATGGCTGTGGCGTTGGGTCCGCACCTGGGTGTGCAGGTGGGGACGCGGGTGCTGCAGTTCGCGTCGTTCAGCTTCGACGCCTCGGTGTTGGATGTCGTGTTGACGTTGTCGGCGGGTGGGACGCTGGTGGTGGCGTCGGCGGGGGAGCGGGCTGATGCGGGTCTGCTGGTGAAGATGCTGCGCGGGGTGGGGTTGGGGTGGCGAGTGTGGTGCCGTCGCTGCTGGCGGTGCTGGATCCTGCTGAGCTGCCGGGGTTGTCGACGGTGTTGGTGGGTGCGGAGCCGATTTCGGTGGAGCAGGCGCGCGCTTGGGGTGCGGGGCGGCGGTTGGTGA
- a CDS encoding amino acid adenylation domain-containing protein: MDRKALPAPDYTGLVGAGRGPVTVQEELLCQAFAQVLGLDRVGMEDDFFALGGHSLLAMRLVSRVRAMLGVELPLRVLFERPTPAAVAAWLVEAGEGRTALVPVVRPERVPLSFAQRRLWFLGQLEGPSATYNIPMALRLNGALDREALAEALLDVVGRHEVLRTVFPVVDGEPFQRVLAADEAGFEVPVVAVEPDGLDAAVAEASGHLFDLATQIPLRATVFVVAPEEHVLVVLVHHIASDGWSTGALARDISTAYAARLEGREPDWAALPVQYADYALWQRELLGDEQDPDSVLSGQVAYWREALAGAPEELELPTDRRRPAVASHRGHEVLLEAPAELHARVLEVARERGVTLFMVLQAALAVTLNRLGAGTDIPIGMVIAGRTDEALDDLVGFFINTLVLRTDLSGDPTFDEVLERVREASLGAFAHQDVPFEKLVEELSPARSMARHPLFQVMLTVQNAGSAGLELPGLRVGRVSAGPVFGKFDLDLSLGEAFDAEGGPAGLGGVLLAAADLFDAATAERLGARFVRVLTALVESPAARVATVDVLDPAERRQVVEEWNATAQAVSPATVPQLFAAQVARAPEAIAVEFGDVRLSYAELNARANRLAHRLIGQGVGPESLVAVLADRSVELVVAFLAVWKAGGAYLPIDPSHPAERVAFMLADTRPACVLTTEALERSLAASGLPVLVLDGNAVGAAEADVPAPADADPTRLLPENAAYVIYTSGSTGRPKGVVVSHAGVASLIRTQVERFAFDSDSRVLQFASVGFDGIVFEVLMALCNGGRLVLGTSQQLLPGPDLAALVDRHQVTHLIAPPAALGAMDPRSLPSLSTVAAVGEALSADVVAQWADGRRFLNGYGPTETTVAAAISAPLRPQEEPTIGTPIVNTRVYLLDASLASVPVGVAGDLYVAGPGLARGYAQRPGLTAERFVASPFSNGERMYRTGDRARWTANGQLVFAGRVDEQVKIRGFRVELGEVQAVVAEHPGVAQAAVVAREDTPGDTRLVAYLVAAEPAVVAETGEVGGAELAEAVRRHVAERLPQFMVPSAVVVLDALPVTVNGKLDRKALPAPDYAVVAGSGRGPANAEEELACEAFANVLGLSVVGAEDDFFALGGHSLLVTKLANRVRAVSGIEVPIRVLFEAPTPAGLAKWLSDQAGQKKKARPALRPMRNQGEY; the protein is encoded by the coding sequence GTGGACCGCAAGGCCCTGCCCGCACCGGACTACACGGGTCTGGTCGGTGCGGGTCGGGGTCCGGTGACGGTGCAGGAGGAGTTGCTGTGCCAGGCGTTCGCGCAGGTCCTGGGCCTGGACCGGGTCGGTATGGAGGACGACTTCTTCGCTCTCGGTGGCCACTCCCTGCTGGCGATGCGGTTGGTGAGCCGGGTGCGTGCGATGCTGGGGGTGGAGCTGCCGCTGCGGGTGCTGTTCGAGCGGCCGACGCCTGCCGCGGTCGCGGCGTGGCTGGTTGAGGCCGGCGAGGGCCGCACTGCGTTGGTGCCGGTGGTGCGTCCGGAGCGGGTGCCGCTGTCGTTCGCGCAGCGTCGGCTGTGGTTCCTGGGGCAGTTGGAGGGTCCGAGTGCGACCTACAACATTCCGATGGCGCTGCGCCTGAACGGAGCGTTGGACCGGGAGGCCCTCGCAGAAGCGCTGCTGGACGTGGTGGGTCGGCACGAGGTGCTGCGCACGGTGTTCCCGGTGGTGGACGGCGAGCCGTTCCAGCGGGTGCTGGCGGCCGACGAGGCCGGGTTCGAGGTGCCGGTTGTTGCGGTCGAGCCGGACGGGCTGGATGCGGCGGTGGCCGAGGCCTCGGGCCACCTGTTCGATCTGGCCACGCAGATTCCGCTGCGGGCGACGGTATTCGTGGTGGCGCCGGAGGAGCACGTGCTGGTGGTGCTGGTGCACCACATCGCCAGTGACGGCTGGTCGACCGGTGCGCTGGCGCGGGACATCTCTACGGCGTACGCCGCTCGACTGGAGGGCCGGGAGCCCGACTGGGCTGCACTGCCGGTGCAGTACGCGGACTACGCGTTGTGGCAGCGGGAGTTGCTCGGTGACGAGCAGGACCCGGACAGTGTGCTGTCCGGGCAGGTGGCGTACTGGCGGGAGGCGTTGGCGGGGGCGCCGGAGGAGTTGGAGCTGCCGACCGATCGCCGGCGCCCGGCGGTCGCCTCGCACCGTGGGCACGAGGTGCTGCTGGAGGCTCCGGCCGAGCTGCACGCGCGGGTGCTGGAGGTGGCCCGGGAGCGGGGGGTGACCCTGTTCATGGTGCTGCAGGCGGCATTGGCGGTGACGTTGAACCGCCTGGGTGCGGGAACGGACATCCCGATCGGGATGGTGATCGCCGGGCGCACCGACGAGGCGCTGGACGACCTGGTCGGGTTCTTCATCAACACGCTCGTGTTGCGGACCGACCTTTCCGGTGACCCGACCTTCGACGAGGTGCTGGAGCGGGTCCGGGAGGCCAGCCTGGGGGCGTTCGCGCACCAGGACGTGCCGTTCGAGAAGCTGGTGGAGGAGCTTTCCCCGGCCCGTTCGATGGCACGGCACCCGCTGTTCCAGGTGATGCTGACCGTCCAGAACGCGGGGTCGGCAGGGCTGGAGCTGCCCGGTCTGCGCGTCGGACGGGTGTCCGCCGGTCCGGTGTTCGGCAAGTTCGACCTGGACCTGAGCCTGGGTGAGGCCTTCGACGCCGAGGGTGGGCCGGCCGGCTTGGGGGGTGTGCTCCTGGCAGCGGCGGACTTGTTCGACGCGGCGACGGCGGAGCGTCTCGGGGCGCGGTTCGTGCGGGTGTTGACCGCGTTGGTGGAGTCTCCCGCGGCGCGGGTCGCAACCGTGGACGTGCTCGATCCGGCGGAGCGCCGTCAGGTCGTCGAGGAGTGGAACGCCACGGCGCAGGCAGTCTCGCCCGCCACCGTGCCGCAGCTGTTCGCGGCCCAGGTGGCCCGGGCCCCTGAGGCGATCGCCGTCGAGTTCGGGGACGTGCGGCTGTCGTACGCGGAGTTGAACGCCCGGGCGAACCGCCTGGCACACCGGCTGATCGGCCAGGGGGTGGGCCCGGAGTCGCTGGTGGCGGTGCTGGCCGACCGCTCGGTGGAGCTGGTGGTGGCGTTCCTGGCGGTGTGGAAGGCGGGCGGCGCGTACCTGCCGATCGATCCTTCACACCCGGCTGAGCGGGTCGCGTTCATGCTGGCGGACACCCGGCCGGCGTGTGTGCTGACCACCGAGGCGCTGGAGCGCTCGCTGGCTGCGTCGGGGCTTCCGGTCCTGGTCTTGGACGGGAACGCGGTGGGCGCGGCCGAGGCCGATGTCCCGGCTCCGGCCGACGCCGACCCCACCAGGCTGTTGCCGGAGAACGCGGCGTACGTCATTTACACCTCCGGCTCGACCGGACGCCCCAAGGGCGTGGTCGTCTCGCACGCGGGTGTCGCGAGCCTCATCCGCACACAGGTCGAGCGTTTCGCCTTCGACAGCGACAGCCGGGTCCTGCAGTTCGCTTCGGTGGGCTTCGACGGCATCGTCTTCGAGGTGCTGATGGCGCTCTGCAACGGCGGCCGACTGGTGCTGGGAACCTCTCAGCAGCTGCTGCCGGGGCCGGACTTGGCGGCCCTGGTGGACCGTCACCAGGTCACGCACCTGATCGCGCCGCCGGCGGCCCTCGGGGCGATGGACCCGCGCAGCCTGCCGTCGCTGTCGACGGTGGCCGCGGTGGGCGAGGCGCTGAGTGCGGACGTGGTGGCGCAGTGGGCCGACGGGCGGCGCTTCCTGAACGGGTACGGGCCGACCGAGACGACAGTGGCCGCCGCGATCTCGGCGCCCCTGCGGCCGCAGGAGGAGCCGACCATCGGCACGCCGATCGTCAACACCCGGGTGTACCTGCTGGACGCCTCGCTGGCCTCGGTGCCGGTGGGCGTGGCGGGCGACCTGTACGTGGCCGGCCCCGGGCTGGCGCGCGGGTACGCGCAGCGCCCGGGTCTGACCGCGGAGCGGTTCGTGGCATCGCCGTTCTCGAACGGTGAGCGCATGTACCGCACGGGCGACCGGGCACGGTGGACTGCGAACGGGCAGCTGGTGTTCGCGGGGCGTGTGGACGAGCAGGTGAAGATCCGCGGGTTCCGCGTCGAGCTGGGAGAGGTCCAGGCCGTGGTCGCGGAGCATCCGGGCGTGGCGCAGGCCGCGGTCGTCGCCCGTGAGGACACTCCGGGTGACACGCGACTGGTCGCCTACCTGGTGGCCGCCGAACCGGCGGTGGTGGCGGAGACGGGTGAGGTCGGCGGTGCCGAGCTCGCGGAAGCGGTGCGCAGGCATGTCGCCGAGCGCCTTCCGCAGTTCATGGTGCCGTCGGCGGTGGTGGTACTGGACGCGTTGCCGGTGACGGTGAACGGCAAGTTGGACCGCAAGGCGCTTCCCGCGCCGGACTACGCGGTGGTCGCGGGTTCGGGCCGTGGGCCGGCGAACGCGGAGGAAGAGTTGGCGTGTGAGGCCTTCGCGAACGTCCTCGGGTTGTCCGTGGTCGGCGCGGAGGACGATTTCTTCGCACTGGGCGGCCACTCGCTGTTGGTGACGAAGTTGGCGAACCGCGTGCGCGCGGTGTCGGGCATCGAGGTGCCGATCCGGGTGCTGTTCGAGGCACCGACGCCGGCCGGGCTCGCCAAGTGGCTCTCGGATCAGGCTGGACAGAAGAAGAAGGCAAGGCCCGCACTGCGGCCGATGCGTAACCAGGGGGAGTACTGA